One segment of Castanea sativa cultivar Marrone di Chiusa Pesio chromosome 3, ASM4071231v1 DNA contains the following:
- the LOC142629126 gene encoding uncharacterized protein LOC142629126: MKRHLAGIKGDVVACMGVPYDVRFQMVENLKEIAKSKEQTKKDQEASNYSPLEDSPEFEDRKVGDIGNYFAPRTTPGAQPSIKSVLAGKEKKLRVDMAVARWMYDACIPINAVNSSYYQLMLNVVASYGPRYRGPNYHALRVPLLREAKREVQLIVDSYRSYWADTGCTIMTDGWTDTRHRTLINFLVYCPKGIVFIRSVDAFDLVKDAINLSNLFDEIVNWVGPANIVHLVTNNAANYVAAGRILCGKYRNISWSPCAAHCLNLIFKEIGKIDHVAKLAKRASKITVFIYNHVALQAWLRTRKNWMEIVRPRPTRFATTFIALGSLKEHKHDLQALVTSKFYVESRYAKDKKAKAVVKIILDNQFWNDCHVIVHIMSPLIRLLRIVDSDEKPAMGYVYDGMYRVIDGIKKNFKNKKRLWEPYVNIIKDRWDNQFYRDIHAAAYWLNPAFQYDSSTFNKRLETQSAMTDVIESKVSVGRLKLVEELRLFREREQTFGTQLAQESAKTSQPDEWWKLFGSCAPTLQKFAIRILSQTAASSGCERNWSAFEQIHSKRRNRLEHQRLNDLVYVHYNYRLKERVKRKKFNFDPIDYASIDKTEFWVVEDEKPPFLDHEEIENALYKEGAHPIEEGSSSHVQRDMDNEVIEDDDDINLESFGDEDDAPPRFRDKNHLIPIDDEENEDEDDDNDASGGAFGLHDDIDFNFLHNK, encoded by the exons ATGAAAAGACATCTAGCTGGAATTAAAGGTGATGTGGTTGCATGTATGGGTGTACCTTATGATGTTAGGTTTCAAATGGTTGAGAATTTGAAGGAAATTGCTAAAtctaaagaacaaacaaaaaaggatcAAGAAGCATCTAATTATTCGCCATTAGAGGACTCACCAGAATTTGAAGAT AGAAAGGTTGGTGATATTGGTAATTACTTCGCTCCTAGAACAACACCGGGAGCTCAACCTTCTATTAAAAGTGTTCTTGctggcaaagaaaagaaattgagggTTGATATGGCTGTAGCAAGATGGATGTATGATGCTTGCATTCCAATTAATGCTGTGAATTCTAGTTATTATCAACTTATGCTCAATGTTGTAGCTTCTTATGGTCCTAGATATAGAGGCCCAAATTATCATGCCCTTCGAGTGCCTTTGTTGAGAGAAGCAAAAAGAGAAGTCCAATTGATTGTTGATTCTTATCGTTCATATTGGGCTGACACTGGTTGTACAATAATGACTGATGGGTGGACTGATACTAGGCATAGAACATTGATTAATTTCCTTGTTTATTGTCCTAAAGGAATTGTTTTTATACGTTCTGTTGATGCTTTTGACTTGGTTAAGGATGCTATTAATTTGAGTAACTTGTTTGATGAAATTGTTAATTGGGTTGGTCCTGCAAATATAGTACATTTGGTTACTAACAATGCTGCAAATTATGTAGCTGCTGGAAGAATTTTGTGTGGAAAATATAGGAACATTAGTTGGTCACCTTGTGCAGCACATTGcctaaacttaatttttaaggagattgGGAAGATAGATCATGTAGCTAAACTTGCAAAGCGTGCATCCAAGATCACAGTGTTCATCTATAATCATGTGGCTTTGCAAGCTTGGTTGAGGACTAGAAAAAATTGGATGGAAATTGTGCGTCCAAGGCCAACTAGGTTTGCTACTACTTTCATTGCCTTAGGGAGTCTTAAGGAACATAAGCATGACTTACAAGCATTGGTGACTAGcaaattttatgttgaatcaAGATATGCAAAAGATAAGAAAGCAAAGGCAGTGGTGAAAATCATTCTTGATAATCAATTTTGGAATGATTGTCATGTAATTGTGCATATTATGTCACCATTGATTCGTTTATTACGCATTGTTGATTCTGATGAAAAACCAGCTATGGGTTATGTATATGATGGCATGTATAGAGTAATTGATggaatcaaaaaaaattttaagaacaaGAAGAGACTATGGGAGCCTTATGTTAATATTATCAAAGATCGTTGGGATAATCAATTCTATAGAGATATTCATGCTGCTGCTTATTGGTTGAATCCTGCATTCCAATATGACTCATCTACTTTTAATAAGAGGCTAGAGACACAATCTGCTATGACAGATGTTATTGAATCAAAAGTTTCAGTTGGCCGATTGAAGTTGGTGGAGGAATTAAGGCTATTTCGAGAGCGTGAACAAACTTTTGGAACCCAACTTGCTCAAGAATCAGCCAAGACATCTCAACCGG ATGAGTGGTGGAAGTTGTTTGGATCTTGTGCTCCAACCTTACAAAAGTTTGCAATTCGGATCCTTAGCCAAACAGCTGCCTCTTCGGGATGTGAGCGAAATTGGAGTGCTTTTGAACAAATACatagcaaaagaagaaatagattggAGCATCAACGACTTAATGATCTTGTGTATGTTCATTATAACTATCGATTGAAAGAAAG AGTCAAAAGGAAGAAGTTCAATTTTGATCCTATTGATTATGCAAGTATCGATAAAACTGAATTTTGGGTAGTGGAAGATGAGAAACCTCCATTTCTGGATCATGAGGAGATAGAGAATGCATTATATAAAGAGGGAGCTCATCCAATCGAAGAAGGGTCTTCTAGTCATGTGCAAAGAG ATATGGATAATGAAGTgattgaggatgatgatgacatCAATTTAGAATCATTTGGTGACGAAGATGATGCTCCTCCCagatttagagataaaaatcatCTTATTCCTATTGACGATGAAGAaaatgaggatgaggatgatgataatgatgctaGTGGTGGAGCATTTGGTTTACATGAtgatattgatttcaattttcttcataacaAATAA